A genomic region of Stegostoma tigrinum isolate sSteTig4 unplaced genomic scaffold, sSteTig4.hap1 scaffold_91, whole genome shotgun sequence contains the following coding sequences:
- the LOC132209408 gene encoding dystrotelin-like — protein sequence MVWLPVRHRVAAAETAKHQAKCNICKEYPIVGFRYRSLKHFNSDICQSCFFSGRTSKGHKLHCPMVEYCTLNLPRKREPRELPKLAANSQ from the exons ATGGTGTGGCTGCCTGTTCGACaccgtgtggcagctgctgaaactgcaaaacatcaggctaagtgtaacatctgcaaagagtacccaatcgtaggtttcag GTACCGCAGTCTCAAGCACTTCAATTCTGACATCTgccaaagctgtttcttttcggggcgcACATCAAAGGGACACAAGTTACATTGCCCCATGGTGGAGTACTGCACTCTG aacctaccccggaagagagagcccagagaattgccaaagctggccgcaaacagtcaatag